One Nitrospira sp. genomic region harbors:
- a CDS encoding alginate lyase family protein, giving the protein MRVTLSFNSNALPQRLASSLKALAAPGRLEWWSHARERALFSLLHLRQGLGKRSLHRQFTAPDVSHYSFCTSPSPVLPPLPWHLPAADGQLDTLLKGVVTVFGYPWVWQPDGSCWHRAPDTGALWPRRFFADIPIHAGNSCGDIRMAWEPSRLQHLVLLAMLAQQAEPAARTGAVSAVEAQLVSWVEANPFLTGIHYISPTECALRLLAVCHAMDGLRPWLLSPARVWPAVLTLVSDHAELIRKRLSLRLTTPHDTLAAAVALIYAGSLFPEMEMAERWLAFGHYLLEAETPRYISHDGGSQEQGVGYLQFCTDLYGMVLALLDHRQSPVAEKIRPVFARSRDFLDEFRNSIDGSLPPIGEGEDEQALSPYMHFGHPHKPHAPGLTTFHLSGYSIIRGRMQDKAIFDHGALGMAPRYTHGHADALSLFLQVGSRDVLIDPGTYTCTGNEEWRTYFRSTRAHNTVTIDGLDQAVQDGPLAWSRPFDTHLVYRDETPEGKITVIARHYGYKDRLGVTHLRGVSYEPPGSWMIWDWLTGTGTHQVELNWHLGCRPIPVDGGYRLEGFEHPLLLTVEGGASTLCEGSVQPVGGWASTRYGSKHPITTLRVEYTGAIPHEFMTRLRFV; this is encoded by the coding sequence TTGCGCGTAACGCTGTCATTCAATTCCAATGCCCTCCCCCAACGCCTCGCCTCGTCGCTGAAGGCGCTCGCTGCGCCAGGACGTTTGGAGTGGTGGAGCCACGCGAGGGAACGCGCGCTGTTTTCGTTGCTGCACCTGCGGCAGGGGCTCGGTAAGCGATCGCTGCACCGGCAATTTACCGCGCCGGATGTTTCCCACTATTCATTCTGCACGAGCCCATCGCCTGTTCTCCCGCCCTTACCCTGGCATCTCCCGGCAGCCGACGGACAGCTGGACACCTTGCTCAAAGGTGTCGTGACGGTGTTCGGGTATCCCTGGGTCTGGCAACCCGATGGCTCCTGCTGGCATAGAGCGCCGGATACCGGCGCCCTGTGGCCGCGCCGGTTTTTTGCCGACATTCCGATTCATGCCGGTAACTCCTGCGGGGATATTCGCATGGCGTGGGAGCCCTCACGGCTTCAGCACCTGGTGCTCCTGGCTATGTTGGCGCAACAGGCTGAACCCGCCGCACGCACAGGCGCCGTGTCGGCGGTGGAAGCACAGCTCGTCTCCTGGGTGGAGGCGAATCCGTTTTTGACCGGTATTCACTATATTTCCCCGACGGAATGCGCTCTTCGGCTGCTGGCTGTCTGTCATGCGATGGATGGCCTCCGTCCGTGGTTGCTCTCCCCGGCGCGAGTATGGCCTGCCGTGCTGACCCTCGTTTCCGACCATGCGGAATTGATTCGGAAACGCCTGTCGCTTCGCTTGACCACCCCTCATGACACATTGGCGGCTGCGGTGGCGTTGATCTATGCCGGCAGTCTTTTCCCGGAAATGGAGATGGCTGAGCGATGGCTCGCGTTCGGCCATTACCTGTTGGAGGCAGAGACTCCCCGGTACATCAGTCATGACGGCGGCAGTCAGGAGCAGGGAGTGGGGTACCTTCAGTTTTGCACGGATCTCTATGGGATGGTGCTGGCGCTCCTCGATCATCGGCAGTCGCCGGTGGCGGAGAAGATCCGCCCGGTGTTCGCGCGCAGTCGCGATTTTCTGGACGAGTTCCGCAACTCCATTGACGGGAGCCTTCCGCCGATCGGGGAAGGTGAGGATGAACAGGCGCTCTCGCCGTACATGCATTTCGGTCACCCCCACAAGCCGCATGCCCCCGGGCTGACCACCTTTCATCTCTCCGGCTATTCGATTATTCGCGGCCGGATGCAAGACAAGGCGATTTTCGATCATGGCGCATTGGGCATGGCTCCACGGTATACGCACGGCCATGCCGATGCGCTCTCTCTGTTCCTTCAGGTCGGATCGCGCGATGTGTTGATCGACCCGGGCACTTATACCTGCACCGGCAATGAAGAGTGGCGGACGTATTTTCGCAGTACGCGTGCCCACAATACGGTGACCATCGATGGGCTGGATCAGGCCGTGCAGGACGGTCCGCTCGCCTGGTCACGGCCCTTTGATACCCACCTGGTTTACAGAGATGAGACGCCTGAAGGGAAAATCACCGTGATCGCCAGGCACTATGGATACAAAGATCGATTGGGCGTGACCCATTTACGCGGGGTGTCGTATGAGCCGCCCGGCTCCTGGATGATTTGGGACTGGCTCACCGGAACCGGCACGCACCAGGTAGAGCTCAATTGGCATTTGGGTTGCCGGCCGATTCCCGTGGATGGAGGGTATCGTTTGGAAGGGTTCGAGCACCCGCTCCTGCTCACCGTTGAAGGTGGCGCGAGTACTCTCTGTGAAGGCAGTGTGCAACCGGTGGGCGGATGGGCGTCGACACGGTATGGGTCAAAGCATCCGATCACGACGCTACGGGTCGAATATACCGGTGCTATCCCACATGAATTCATGACTCGTCTGCGCTTCGTGTAG
- a CDS encoding tetratricopeptide repeat protein, with translation MHRMFPMTGLQPAPRRLVTIIIGLALILTSSACGGPQERKAQYRAKAQDYIQAGNFPKARVALRNVLKIDPKDADAYFIVAQVEEKEENWRNAVANYQQVIDIVPDHKEALIILAKYYLEAKLADEVGRTADKVLKKHPQDPQAQALKIALLAQQDKMDQAMVRAEELSKKYPTEPDVAILLATLYGQNHRLQDARATLQRALQAHPHHLDLLHNLKTILVEAHDDKATEQVLRQIIQEEPTIYDHRLKLARFFEQLKATDQAEAVLRDALKVFPENDQAWLALADFLNMRRGKEAARVALRQAAELLPYSTQIPFALAALYESHKDLAEAKRVYETLAKDYVRKPAGLDAEVKIAQLDFHAGRQAEAEQRLSEVLRQNPRSAQGLILQGKMALIGRNGKDAVQAFRTVLRDQPELAHVQYLLGQAYLMTGDSSLARESFERSVALQPSLVEARFALAMMESRSGQPQSARARLKAILTSHPDHREAMELLFGLDLAAGDWNHAASILSRLRQLQGESAAVLMAEGRLFESRKDFAGAIAAYERAATMAVDAQGPLVAVIRLDLQQKQPERARRRLEGIIAAHPNHPYAHGLMGEVLTLIGRRDSAMAQFREAIRINPRWLTPWLDAATLSMAQGQADNAVRTLKEGLTANPASEELHMLLASVLASQNSVDEAIAAYDAVLRMNPRNIFSANNLAALLADHKHDAPNLERAFLLSREFEKDAPYPLFLDTLAWVRLKMGHLEEALRIMRQAIVKAPDLPTLNYHLGAALYQSGRNVEAKVYLAKALKSTEQFQGRREAQELFARTSG, from the coding sequence GTGCATCGTATGTTCCCCATGACCGGACTCCAGCCTGCCCCCCGCAGGCTGGTCACCATCATCATCGGGCTGGCGTTGATACTCACCTCGTCGGCCTGTGGGGGCCCGCAGGAGCGCAAGGCCCAATACCGCGCCAAGGCGCAGGATTACATCCAGGCGGGGAACTTTCCGAAGGCCCGTGTAGCATTGCGAAACGTACTGAAGATCGATCCCAAAGACGCCGACGCCTATTTTATCGTGGCACAGGTCGAAGAAAAGGAAGAGAACTGGCGCAATGCGGTCGCCAACTACCAGCAGGTCATCGATATCGTACCGGACCACAAAGAGGCCCTCATTATCTTGGCCAAGTACTACCTCGAGGCCAAACTCGCGGATGAGGTAGGGCGGACGGCCGACAAGGTTCTCAAAAAACATCCGCAAGACCCACAGGCCCAGGCCCTGAAGATCGCCTTGCTCGCGCAGCAGGACAAGATGGATCAGGCGATGGTCCGGGCGGAGGAACTCAGTAAAAAGTACCCGACCGAGCCGGATGTCGCAATTCTCCTGGCCACGCTATATGGTCAGAACCATCGCTTGCAGGATGCTAGAGCGACGTTGCAACGTGCACTCCAGGCACATCCACATCACCTGGATCTCCTGCACAATTTGAAAACTATCCTCGTCGAAGCTCACGACGACAAGGCCACGGAGCAGGTGTTGCGCCAGATCATTCAGGAAGAGCCCACGATATATGACCATCGGCTGAAACTGGCCAGATTTTTCGAACAGCTCAAGGCGACTGATCAGGCCGAAGCCGTGCTGCGCGACGCGCTCAAGGTGTTCCCTGAGAACGACCAGGCCTGGTTGGCCTTGGCTGATTTTTTAAACATGCGCCGGGGAAAGGAGGCAGCACGGGTTGCACTTCGACAAGCTGCCGAACTGCTGCCATATTCGACTCAAATACCATTCGCATTGGCAGCGCTGTATGAGTCTCATAAGGATCTCGCGGAAGCCAAGCGGGTCTATGAAACACTTGCGAAGGACTACGTCAGGAAGCCGGCGGGGTTGGATGCGGAGGTCAAAATCGCACAGCTCGACTTCCACGCCGGACGTCAGGCGGAAGCCGAGCAACGACTGTCGGAAGTCTTGCGGCAGAATCCTCGTTCGGCTCAGGGATTGATCCTGCAGGGAAAGATGGCCTTGATCGGACGAAACGGCAAGGACGCGGTGCAAGCATTTCGGACGGTGCTTCGCGATCAGCCGGAACTCGCCCATGTGCAGTACCTGCTCGGCCAAGCGTACTTAATGACGGGTGACTCATCGTTAGCCCGTGAGAGTTTCGAACGGTCCGTGGCACTTCAGCCCAGTCTGGTCGAGGCTCGATTCGCTCTGGCTATGATGGAGAGTCGAAGTGGACAACCGCAAAGCGCCAGGGCGCGCTTGAAGGCCATCCTGACATCTCATCCCGATCATCGGGAGGCGATGGAGCTCTTGTTCGGTTTGGACCTTGCGGCCGGAGATTGGAATCACGCCGCGTCGATTCTAAGTCGCCTACGGCAATTGCAGGGAGAAAGCGCCGCTGTCCTTATGGCGGAGGGTAGATTATTCGAGAGCCGCAAGGATTTTGCCGGGGCCATCGCGGCCTATGAGCGTGCGGCGACAATGGCAGTCGATGCTCAGGGACCTCTGGTGGCCGTCATCCGACTCGATCTTCAACAGAAGCAACCCGAACGTGCAAGACGCCGCCTAGAGGGTATCATTGCCGCACATCCCAATCATCCCTACGCCCATGGCCTGATGGGAGAAGTCTTGACCCTCATTGGACGGCGGGATTCGGCCATGGCCCAATTCCGTGAAGCGATCAGAATCAATCCGCGCTGGCTCACCCCTTGGCTGGACGCGGCGACACTCTCAATGGCACAGGGACAGGCAGACAACGCGGTTCGAACCCTGAAAGAGGGCTTAACCGCAAACCCCGCCAGTGAAGAGTTACACATGTTGTTGGCGTCCGTGTTGGCGAGCCAAAATTCAGTTGATGAGGCCATTGCGGCCTATGACGCCGTACTCCGCATGAATCCGCGCAATATTTTCTCGGCCAACAATCTGGCGGCACTGTTGGCGGATCACAAACACGACGCGCCGAACCTGGAGCGTGCGTTTTTGTTGAGCCGTGAATTCGAAAAAGACGCCCCGTACCCACTGTTTCTCGATACGCTGGCATGGGTGCGACTAAAAATGGGGCATCTCGAAGAAGCGCTACGCATCATGCGACAAGCGATTGTGAAAGCCCCGGATCTCCCGACACTTAATTACCACCTTGGCGCGGCGCTCTATCAGTCGGGCCGAAATGTGGAAGCCAAGGTGTATCTCGCAAAAGCGCTCAAGAGCACAGAACAATTCCAAGGGCGACGTGAAGCGCAAGAATTGTTCGCCCGAACGAGCGGATAG
- a CDS encoding Txe/YoeB family addiction module toxin, with product MKLIFADEAWEDYLYWQQQDKRMVERINKLIRETQRQPFVGMGKPEPLKHALSGFWSRRITDEHRMVYCVESDALMIAQLRFHY from the coding sequence GTGAAGCTGATCTTCGCCGACGAGGCCTGGGAAGATTATCTGTACTGGCAACAGCAAGACAAGCGCATGGTCGAGCGAATCAACAAGCTGATACGCGAGACTCAGCGTCAGCCATTCGTGGGCATGGGCAAGCCTGAACCATTGAAGCATGCGCTTTCAGGATTCTGGTCGCGCCGAATAACCGATGAACATCGCATGGTGTACTGCGTCGAGAGTGATGCTCTGATGATCGCTCAGCTGCGTTTCCATTACTGA
- a CDS encoding glycosyltransferase family 4 protein: MQSNGVAGGHPVAMLCKGDDGYGVASVLKLYARNAPELQFVCLQPGAMFDWLKHNGNRVHLVEGLSSFTATSSARTLMQLPAVMAKAYQSATTLHQLFKQLGIRVVHAHWLPQHIIAGHLRKLGYTSVWHIHGNMSQRRLFGLGSKFNHLLAKWGADLLIPVSDFIGSNWKGAGVPIRVIHNAAPKLFEGPNERREDYIRCVIAGRLTEDKGHHLAIQAVLNARTAGHDVRLDVFGGPLERNPYYEELERLVSHFNAAESIRFMGFSDTLRQQHQFYDLGLQCRISPEPCSMWVCETLVDGLPLIAADTGGTAELIEDEVTGLLFRGGDVGDLTSKLLTLIEDRHRLRIMRRAAYERGRRQFGVERFISETYDAYAVSFSQSG; this comes from the coding sequence GTGCAGAGCAACGGTGTAGCCGGCGGCCATCCAGTAGCGATGTTGTGCAAAGGTGACGACGGGTACGGAGTGGCGTCCGTATTGAAGCTCTATGCCCGCAACGCGCCTGAGTTGCAGTTTGTCTGTCTACAGCCAGGGGCCATGTTCGATTGGCTGAAACACAATGGAAACCGCGTTCATTTGGTAGAGGGGTTGTCGAGTTTCACGGCCACAAGTTCAGCCCGCACGCTCATGCAATTACCTGCGGTCATGGCCAAGGCGTATCAATCCGCGACAACCTTGCACCAGCTTTTCAAGCAGCTAGGTATACGCGTCGTCCACGCGCATTGGCTGCCGCAACACATCATTGCCGGGCATCTGCGGAAACTCGGCTACACATCGGTGTGGCACATCCACGGAAATATGAGCCAGCGCCGACTTTTCGGCTTGGGGTCGAAGTTCAACCATCTGCTGGCTAAATGGGGGGCCGATCTGTTGATTCCCGTGAGCGACTTCATTGGATCCAACTGGAAAGGCGCGGGTGTCCCGATACGAGTCATTCACAACGCAGCACCCAAATTATTTGAAGGCCCGAATGAACGACGCGAAGACTACATTCGCTGTGTCATCGCCGGGCGTCTGACGGAAGACAAAGGGCACCACCTGGCGATTCAAGCCGTGCTGAATGCGAGAACTGCTGGGCACGATGTACGCCTCGATGTGTTCGGAGGCCCACTCGAACGGAATCCATATTATGAAGAGTTGGAGCGCCTGGTAAGTCACTTCAATGCTGCGGAAAGCATTCGCTTCATGGGGTTTTCGGACACACTCAGGCAGCAGCATCAGTTTTATGATCTGGGGCTGCAATGTCGCATCAGTCCTGAGCCCTGCAGCATGTGGGTCTGTGAAACGCTGGTGGATGGCCTCCCGTTGATCGCAGCCGATACCGGCGGGACGGCGGAACTCATCGAAGATGAGGTCACCGGATTGCTTTTCAGAGGTGGTGATGTCGGCGACCTCACGTCAAAACTGCTAACGTTGATCGAGGATCGTCACCGCCTCCGAATCATGCGGCGCGCGGCCTATGAACGAGGGCGACGCCAATTCGGAGTTGAGCGGTTTATCTCGGAAACCTATGATGCTTACGCCGTATCGTTCTCCCAATCGGGCTGA
- a CDS encoding oligosaccharide flippase family protein — protein MGKGASLIAQLILGWLLAKEDFALYAIAISWSTIVMALRNGGTQRLLIQKGTQYSDLAVMYLKFALLFNVVGFAILMAAAPILSGLYDSHSLRVMVWILGLSLPLSTAAMIFQAKLSADLEFAKVSRLIILSSLARHGSMVVFAWLGLGPLSFVLPLCVVALVETALGWYWARRWPPNRPLTWPSICGIFQDSRWVMLTALASALTINGDYLAISLLQSKELLGVYFFGYQLSLALVALVTSSLDTVMMPTFSSLGHETSRQTDLFVRGTRLLAVVSTFACFGLALAAPAAIHGLWGGKWDEAIPVVQILSLAMPVRLMIPLCRAMLEARGQWRLVSVLSISDGIGITMAGAVGALEAVIVIYGIQAVMVGLAYLLRWQSDTLIFAMYGAFATAMFALFVTTERRRVPLSVSSSGRVLSDTKLARAGLWLSDMAPRFLAVVVPFFLVANVFLPGHVPTDVGFAAISLFVVVMAGPWFMPQYRSHFVRGGLYVGSAFLMYMGEQSGMSDIWPIYVTYNTLLALIALLVLLSMRFSRGNRFQTTPLDYLMVFFALIVPLLPEMRADMPTLSILAAKLIVLYFSFELLLHTFTDRVKQLGFLSLWVLFGLGVKAWL, from the coding sequence GTGGGTAAGGGCGCAAGTCTCATCGCCCAGCTCATCCTCGGATGGCTTCTCGCCAAAGAAGATTTTGCGCTGTACGCCATCGCCATCTCCTGGTCGACCATCGTGATGGCGCTGAGAAACGGCGGGACCCAACGCCTTCTGATACAGAAGGGGACACAATATTCAGACCTGGCCGTGATGTATTTGAAGTTCGCCCTCCTGTTCAACGTCGTTGGCTTCGCGATCCTCATGGCGGCGGCTCCGATCCTCTCCGGCCTGTACGACAGTCATTCCCTGCGCGTAATGGTGTGGATTCTCGGGTTGTCGCTGCCCTTGAGTACGGCTGCCATGATTTTCCAAGCGAAACTGTCAGCCGATCTGGAATTCGCCAAGGTTTCCCGCCTGATCATCCTGTCATCGCTCGCCCGGCATGGGTCTATGGTCGTGTTTGCGTGGCTGGGCCTCGGGCCGCTGAGCTTCGTGTTGCCGCTGTGTGTCGTGGCCCTGGTGGAAACGGCGCTTGGATGGTACTGGGCTAGACGCTGGCCGCCGAACCGGCCACTGACCTGGCCTTCCATCTGTGGGATTTTCCAGGACAGCCGGTGGGTGATGCTCACCGCATTGGCAAGTGCACTCACCATCAACGGTGATTATCTTGCAATTAGTCTCCTCCAGAGCAAAGAACTGTTGGGTGTCTATTTTTTTGGGTATCAGTTGAGCCTCGCCCTAGTGGCATTGGTCACAAGCAGCCTGGACACCGTCATGATGCCGACGTTCTCCTCCCTGGGCCACGAAACCTCTCGCCAAACGGACCTGTTTGTAAGAGGAACTCGTCTCCTTGCCGTGGTGTCGACCTTTGCCTGTTTCGGCCTTGCGCTGGCCGCTCCGGCGGCGATTCACGGTCTCTGGGGAGGAAAATGGGACGAGGCGATTCCGGTGGTGCAGATCTTGTCGCTGGCAATGCCGGTGCGCCTCATGATTCCGCTGTGTCGAGCCATGTTGGAGGCCCGCGGGCAGTGGAGGCTCGTGTCGGTCCTTTCTATATCCGACGGCATAGGGATCACTATGGCGGGCGCCGTTGGTGCCCTTGAAGCCGTCATCGTGATCTACGGGATACAGGCGGTGATGGTGGGCCTCGCCTATCTTCTGCGCTGGCAATCCGATACCCTGATTTTTGCCATGTATGGCGCCTTTGCCACGGCCATGTTCGCCCTGTTCGTCACAACTGAGCGGCGCCGTGTTCCGTTGTCTGTTTCATCGAGCGGACGTGTCCTCTCCGACACCAAACTGGCCAGGGCAGGATTGTGGCTCAGCGATATGGCCCCGAGATTTCTGGCCGTCGTTGTGCCGTTTTTTTTGGTCGCCAATGTCTTCCTGCCCGGGCACGTGCCAACGGATGTCGGATTCGCTGCCATCAGTCTCTTTGTGGTCGTCATGGCAGGTCCATGGTTCATGCCCCAGTATCGCTCCCATTTTGTACGAGGAGGGCTGTATGTGGGTAGCGCCTTTCTGATGTATATGGGCGAACAATCCGGCATGTCCGACATCTGGCCTATCTACGTCACTTACAATACGCTCTTGGCCCTGATTGCCCTCCTGGTGTTGTTGAGCATGCGCTTCAGCCGTGGTAATCGATTTCAAACTACACCGTTGGATTATCTGATGGTATTTTTCGCCTTGATCGTCCCCCTGCTGCCCGAAATGCGTGCCGATATGCCGACTCTGAGCATTCTGGCGGCCAAACTCATTGTGTTGTATTTCTCATTTGAACTGTTGCTCCATACGTTTACAGATCGAGTCAAGCAATTGGGGTTCCTGTCTTTATGGGTCCTATTCGGATTGGGTGTAAAGGCATGGCTCTAG
- a CDS encoding polysaccharide biosynthesis/export family protein, with translation MQLSFKIVQRITLGLLIGMFLTATVSCQSADVRGASQEVSNSDQGYQLGPEDVLLISVWKDEHLTREVVVRPDGMISFPLVGDVSAEGRTVEELRIDLAKRLIKYIPAVNITVAVLKPLSYKVYVVGRVAKPGEFLVGHYTDVLQALSLAGGLTPFAAENDIKVVRRVMGQQQTFPFRYGDVRKGIDLEQNIILQRGDVVMVP, from the coding sequence ATGCAGCTGAGTTTCAAGATCGTTCAGAGAATTACGTTAGGATTGCTCATAGGAATGTTTCTGACTGCCACTGTAAGCTGCCAATCCGCTGACGTGCGCGGGGCCTCTCAGGAGGTATCCAATTCCGACCAGGGGTACCAGCTCGGCCCTGAAGATGTCCTGCTCATTTCCGTCTGGAAAGATGAGCACCTGACAAGAGAGGTGGTCGTCCGGCCGGATGGCATGATTTCTTTTCCACTGGTCGGAGATGTCTCGGCCGAAGGTCGAACGGTGGAGGAACTGCGCATAGACCTCGCCAAACGATTGATTAAATATATTCCTGCCGTCAACATCACGGTGGCCGTTCTCAAACCGCTGAGTTACAAGGTCTATGTCGTAGGACGGGTAGCGAAGCCCGGCGAATTCCTGGTCGGCCACTATACCGATGTCCTTCAAGCTTTGAGCCTCGCCGGCGGATTGACCCCCTTTGCGGCGGAAAACGATATCAAGGTCGTGCGCCGGGTCATGGGACAGCAGCAGACCTTTCCGTTCCGGTACGGTGATGTGCGGAAGGGCATTGATCTGGAACAGAATATCATCTTGCAGCGCGGCGACGTCGTGATGGTGCCGTAA
- the gmd gene encoding GDP-mannose 4,6-dehydratase yields the protein MKKALITGISGQDGSYLAELLLAKGYEVHGIVRRSSSLNTARIDGIYQDPHVPEARLRLVYGDLNDASSLNRILRTIQPDEIYNLGAQSHVRVSFDVPEYTAEVTALGTVRLLEAIRESGIRPKFYQASSSEMFGKVQEIPQRESTPFYPRSPYGAAKVYAHWITVNYREAYDLFACSGILFNHESPRRGETFVTRKITRAAARIKLGVQKELYLGNLDAKRDWGFAGDYVQAMWMMLQADHPDDYVIATGETHTVREFLDRTFGHVGLDWHDHVKIDPRYYRPTEVDLLIGDASKAKRTLGWEPKVSFDELVTMMVEADVRAERQTLEGTGKGRG from the coding sequence GTGAAGAAAGCATTGATCACCGGCATCAGCGGTCAGGATGGGTCCTATCTCGCGGAACTGCTGCTGGCCAAAGGCTATGAAGTCCACGGCATCGTCCGTCGCTCCAGTTCTTTAAATACCGCCCGGATCGATGGCATTTATCAAGACCCGCACGTGCCGGAGGCGCGCTTGCGGCTCGTCTATGGAGACCTCAACGACGCGAGTTCGCTCAATCGGATTCTGCGCACGATTCAACCGGATGAAATCTACAATCTGGGCGCGCAGAGCCACGTTCGCGTGAGTTTCGACGTTCCGGAATATACGGCCGAGGTTACGGCGCTGGGAACCGTTCGCCTTCTGGAGGCGATCAGAGAGTCGGGAATCAGACCTAAATTTTATCAGGCCTCCTCCAGCGAAATGTTCGGCAAGGTGCAGGAAATTCCACAGCGTGAAAGCACACCGTTTTATCCGCGCAGCCCTTATGGGGCCGCCAAGGTCTATGCCCACTGGATTACCGTCAATTACCGCGAAGCGTACGATCTGTTTGCCTGCAGCGGCATTCTGTTCAATCATGAATCCCCACGACGCGGCGAAACGTTCGTGACCAGAAAAATCACGAGAGCCGCAGCTCGAATCAAATTGGGAGTACAAAAAGAGCTGTATCTCGGGAATCTCGACGCCAAACGTGACTGGGGATTCGCCGGTGACTACGTACAGGCCATGTGGATGATGCTGCAGGCCGACCACCCTGACGACTACGTGATCGCGACGGGTGAGACGCACACGGTCCGGGAGTTTCTCGACCGCACGTTCGGTCACGTGGGACTGGATTGGCACGACCACGTGAAGATCGATCCACGATATTATCGCCCCACCGAAGTCGACCTCTTGATCGGCGATGCGTCCAAAGCCAAGCGGACGCTGGGATGGGAGCCGAAAGTGTCGTTTGACGAGTTGGTGACCATGATGGTGGAAGCGGATGTGCGAGCCGAGCGGCAGACGCTGGAGGGGACGGGTAAGGGGAGAGGATAG
- a CDS encoding four helix bundle protein has translation MYRSFEEMPVWKKAMDLAQQIFALTEGLPKQEDYGLTSQVRRSALSVSGNLAEGFGRHHTKDKINVYYASRASLTETKSHLIYAQRIGYLKRDDHRLALKLIDDIWKELNALIRSLRNKTSPQP, from the coding sequence GTGTATCGCTCATTCGAGGAGATGCCGGTCTGGAAGAAAGCGATGGACCTGGCTCAACAGATATTTGCGTTGACCGAGGGGCTTCCCAAACAGGAAGACTACGGATTGACCTCACAGGTCAGGCGATCGGCGCTCTCTGTCTCTGGGAATCTAGCCGAAGGATTTGGCCGTCATCATACAAAGGACAAGATTAATGTTTACTATGCTTCCCGTGCCTCGCTGACGGAGACCAAAAGCCACCTCATCTATGCCCAGAGGATTGGCTACCTGAAAAGGGATGATCACCGTCTCGCCCTGAAACTCATCGATGACATCTGGAAAGAGCTGAATGCGTTGATCCGTTCGCTTAGAAACAAAACTTCCCCTCAACCTTAG
- a CDS encoding type II toxin-antitoxin system prevent-host-death family antitoxin: MDAITYTAVRANLASAMDRVCDDHEALIITRNGEQSVVMLSLEDYKALEETAYLLRTPANATRLLAAAAQLNAGKGVQRKLAK; this comes from the coding sequence ATGGATGCGATTACCTATACTGCCGTTCGTGCAAACCTCGCGAGCGCCATGGACCGCGTGTGCGACGACCATGAAGCCTTGATCATTACTCGCAACGGAGAACAGTCCGTCGTCATGCTCTCGCTCGAAGACTATAAGGCGCTTGAAGAAACGGCCTATCTCTTGCGCACCCCCGCCAACGCCACACGTCTTCTTGCTGCCGCGGCACAGCTGAACGCCGGCAAAGGCGTTCAGCGGAAGTTGGCCAAGTGA
- a CDS encoding GDP-L-fucose synthase, translating into MPSFFSDKRVVVTGGAGFLGSVVVAQLREQGCRSIWVPRSQDYDLVQMEAVQRLYDDAAPDIVLHLAARVGGIGANQANAGRFFYDNLMMGTQLMEVGRQRGLEKFVALATICAYPKYTPVPFREEDLWAGYPEETNAPYGLAKKMMLVQAQAYRQQYGFNAIVLFPVNLYGPGDNFDMQTSHVIPALIRKCVEAQAKGEQQVMLWGDGSPSREFLYVDDAARAILLAAEHYNGDEPVNIGTGEEITIQDLAHLIANEVGFKGELVWDTAKPNGQPRRCLDTRRAKQLFGFEAETKLRNGIQGTVAWFHTNRESFREVAF; encoded by the coding sequence ATGCCATCTTTCTTTTCGGACAAGCGCGTCGTCGTCACCGGAGGTGCCGGGTTCCTGGGTTCAGTCGTCGTGGCACAGCTCCGGGAGCAGGGCTGCCGAAGTATCTGGGTGCCCAGAAGTCAGGACTATGATCTCGTCCAGATGGAGGCCGTCCAGCGACTGTACGACGATGCGGCACCGGACATCGTGTTGCACTTGGCGGCACGGGTCGGAGGCATAGGAGCCAATCAAGCCAATGCCGGCCGCTTCTTCTACGATAACCTCATGATGGGTACACAGTTGATGGAAGTGGGGCGTCAACGGGGGCTGGAGAAGTTTGTCGCGCTGGCCACCATCTGCGCGTATCCCAAATACACCCCGGTTCCTTTTCGTGAAGAAGATCTATGGGCGGGATATCCGGAGGAAACCAATGCTCCTTACGGTCTGGCAAAAAAGATGATGTTGGTCCAGGCTCAAGCCTACCGGCAGCAATATGGGTTTAACGCCATTGTGCTTTTTCCAGTGAACCTCTATGGTCCCGGCGACAACTTCGACATGCAAACCTCGCATGTCATCCCGGCCCTCATCAGGAAATGTGTCGAGGCTCAAGCCAAGGGCGAGCAGCAGGTCATGCTGTGGGGAGATGGTTCACCATCGCGAGAGTTCCTCTATGTGGATGATGCAGCCCGCGCCATTCTGTTAGCGGCTGAACACTACAATGGCGACGAGCCGGTGAACATCGGAACAGGGGAAGAGATCACAATCCAAGATCTGGCTCATCTGATCGCCAATGAGGTGGGATTCAAGGGTGAACTCGTGTGGGATACGGCGAAACCGAATGGGCAACCCCGGCGATGCCTTGATACAAGACGCGCTAAGCAGCTGTTTGGGTTTGAGGCGGAAACGAAATTGCGAAATGGAATACAGGGGACAGTTGCCTGGTTTCATACGAACCGGGAGTCATTTCGTGAGGTCGCATTCTAG